The Nocardioides sp. S-1144 genome includes a region encoding these proteins:
- the sucC gene encoding ADP-forming succinate--CoA ligase subunit beta — protein MDLMEFQAKELFAKHGVATTLGVVVETAEAAKAAAEQIGGVTVVKAQVKAGGRGKAGGVKLAKTPDEAFEHATNILALEIKGLPVNRVLVTPATPPEEEYYFSFLLDRANRQYLCIASVEGGVEIEEVAKTNPDAVKQIAIDPGAGVDEAKAREIATEAKFPEAVYEQAVAMIQSLYRVFVEEDATLVEVNPLARLAGDKLEALDGKVSLDENASEVRHPDHGAFEIKDETDPLEAKAKEKGLNYVKLDGAVGIIGNGAGLVMSTLDVVAYAGEAHGGVKPANFLDIGGGANAQVMADGLDVILGDEQVRSVFVNVFGGITACDEVANGIKGALEILGDAATKPLVVRLDGNNVDKGRAILDELNHPLVTQVPTMDGAADKAAELANNA, from the coding sequence GTGGACCTGATGGAGTTTCAAGCGAAGGAGCTCTTCGCCAAGCATGGTGTCGCGACGACCCTCGGTGTCGTCGTCGAGACCGCTGAGGCCGCCAAGGCCGCTGCCGAGCAGATCGGCGGCGTCACCGTCGTCAAGGCCCAGGTCAAGGCCGGCGGACGTGGCAAGGCCGGCGGCGTCAAGCTCGCCAAGACGCCCGACGAGGCGTTCGAGCACGCCACCAACATCCTCGCCCTCGAGATCAAGGGCCTCCCGGTCAACCGGGTGCTGGTCACCCCGGCCACGCCCCCCGAGGAGGAGTACTACTTCTCCTTCCTGCTCGACCGCGCCAACCGCCAGTACCTCTGCATCGCCAGCGTCGAGGGTGGGGTGGAGATCGAGGAGGTCGCCAAGACCAACCCCGACGCCGTGAAGCAGATCGCGATCGACCCCGGCGCCGGCGTCGACGAGGCCAAGGCCCGCGAGATCGCCACCGAGGCGAAGTTCCCCGAGGCCGTCTACGAGCAGGCCGTGGCGATGATCCAGTCGCTGTACCGGGTCTTCGTCGAGGAGGACGCCACGCTGGTCGAGGTGAACCCGCTCGCGCGGCTCGCCGGCGACAAGCTCGAGGCGCTCGACGGCAAGGTCTCGCTCGACGAGAACGCCTCCGAGGTCCGGCACCCCGACCACGGGGCCTTCGAGATCAAGGACGAGACCGACCCGCTCGAGGCGAAGGCCAAGGAGAAGGGCCTCAACTACGTCAAGCTCGACGGTGCCGTCGGCATCATCGGCAACGGCGCCGGCCTGGTCATGTCGACCCTCGACGTCGTCGCCTACGCCGGTGAGGCCCACGGCGGCGTCAAGCCGGCCAACTTCCTCGACATCGGCGGCGGCGCGAACGCGCAGGTGATGGCCGACGGGCTTGACGTCATCCTCGGCGACGAGCAGGTCCGCAGCGTCTTCGTGAACGTCTTCGGCGGCATCACCGCCTGCGACGAGGTCGCCAACGGCATCAAGGGTGCGCTGGAGATCCTCGGCGACGCCGCGACCAAGCCGCTCGTCGTCCGCCTCGACGGCAACAACGTCGACAAGGGCCGAGCGATCCTCGACGAGCTGAACCACCCGCTGGTGACGCAGGTCCCGACCATGGACGGCGCGGCCGACAAGGCCGCCGAGCTCGCCAACAACGCCTGA
- a CDS encoding LuxR C-terminal-related transcriptional regulator → MSTSSTEPGQPAAALVSVVVVDDHAMFRRGVRAELEAAGAGVVDVLAEAADVDEAVRAVAAHRPAVVLLDVHLPGGGGVEVMRRSQSPETRFLALSVSDAAEDVIGTIRGGARGYVTKTITGPELVAAIRRVAEGDAVFSPRLAGFVLDAFAGSIQVAAVDEDLDRLTEREREVMRLIARGYAYKEVAKELFISIKTVETHMSSVLRKLQLSSRHELTRWATDRRLL, encoded by the coding sequence ATGAGCACGTCGTCCACAGAGCCGGGCCAGCCGGCCGCCGCCCTCGTGAGCGTCGTCGTCGTCGACGACCACGCGATGTTCCGGCGCGGGGTCCGCGCCGAGCTCGAGGCCGCGGGTGCCGGCGTCGTCGACGTGCTGGCCGAGGCCGCCGACGTCGACGAGGCGGTCCGGGCGGTCGCCGCGCACCGGCCGGCCGTCGTCCTCCTCGACGTGCACCTGCCCGGCGGTGGGGGAGTCGAGGTGATGCGCAGGTCGCAGTCACCGGAGACCCGGTTCCTCGCCCTGTCGGTCAGCGACGCCGCCGAGGACGTCATCGGCACGATCCGCGGCGGCGCCCGCGGCTACGTCACCAAGACCATCACCGGGCCCGAGCTCGTCGCCGCGATCCGCCGGGTCGCCGAGGGCGACGCGGTGTTCTCGCCGCGGCTCGCGGGCTTCGTCCTCGACGCCTTCGCCGGCTCGATCCAGGTGGCCGCCGTCGACGAGGACCTCGACCGGCTGACCGAGCGCGAGCGGGAGGTGATGCGGCTGATCGCCCGTGGCTACGCCTACAAGGAGGTCGCCAAGGAGCTGTTCATCTCGATCAAGACCGTCGAGACCCACATGTCGTCGGTGCTGCGCAAGCTGCAGCTGTCCTCGCGCCACGAGCTGACCCGGTGGGCGACCGACCGACGTCTGCTCTGA
- a CDS encoding SigE family RNA polymerase sigma factor: protein MRQPDEFDEFYKDARDRLLAQTYAMTGDLGASRRAVRDAFAVAWQRWRKLSRLERPEDVVRPHAWRLAQRRHTARVWHRERDIDPDVRATLDALGKLSTPQRKALVLTQLAAVSMPQMAREIGLTLERAEIELQAGTTALSLEREVQASELRAVFDALATSVQDRGRFPRAPIVRRTGNTRRRGHTLLGAVGAVAALVVTGSLVTDAGGVRPTLHAQPDKPARTPAPVVEAEVESGVTVTLPDTALLDVATIETAYPGRTWSERRTVDNSEGSGMVLPCQVARYADPAGTAALVRTFRATADRQPAATAVQLTEASARPRAAQRTFRATTAWFAGCTDQRVQLLATRTPTGVGDDAVQLVLRSFAAPVTTYVVGVARTGLFTTTTVVETPGDDVPDRDAAAAVLAAGVGGLCALPGAGACAPSRPTLADREPVPAGRQPALVSEIDLPPVSGVDDPWVGTEPRRATTNAAATGCDTTSFAGRFGGARFTRNATRTFLVPGADLPREFGLTETVGALPAAGAAGLVEQVRDRLASCPERELNTDVERLVDRTDGADALTAWRLEVRVTDERTVTYLMAVIRTGTSVAQLTFVPTRDASIGTDVFVDLAERAQARLRQLPAPDRG from the coding sequence ATGAGGCAGCCCGACGAGTTCGACGAGTTCTACAAGGACGCCCGCGACCGCCTGCTCGCCCAGACCTACGCGATGACCGGCGACCTCGGCGCCTCGCGCCGGGCGGTCCGTGACGCCTTCGCGGTCGCCTGGCAGCGCTGGCGCAAGCTCTCGCGCCTCGAGCGGCCCGAGGACGTCGTCCGCCCGCACGCCTGGCGGCTGGCCCAGCGCCGGCACACCGCCCGCGTGTGGCACCGCGAGCGCGACATCGACCCCGACGTCCGGGCCACCCTCGACGCGCTGGGCAAGCTGTCGACGCCGCAGCGCAAGGCGTTGGTGCTCACCCAGCTCGCCGCGGTCTCGATGCCGCAGATGGCCCGCGAGATCGGGCTCACCCTCGAGCGCGCCGAGATCGAGCTGCAGGCCGGGACGACGGCCCTCTCGCTCGAGCGCGAGGTCCAGGCCAGCGAGCTGCGGGCGGTCTTCGACGCCCTCGCGACCTCCGTGCAGGACCGCGGCCGGTTCCCGCGGGCGCCCATCGTGCGTCGCACGGGCAACACCCGCCGCCGCGGCCACACCCTGCTCGGCGCCGTCGGCGCCGTCGCGGCGCTGGTCGTCACCGGCTCGCTGGTGACCGACGCCGGCGGCGTCCGGCCCACGCTGCACGCCCAGCCCGACAAGCCGGCCCGCACGCCCGCGCCGGTCGTCGAGGCCGAGGTCGAGTCCGGCGTCACCGTCACCCTCCCGGACACCGCGCTCCTCGACGTCGCCACGATCGAGACGGCCTACCCCGGCCGCACCTGGTCGGAGCGGCGCACCGTCGACAACAGCGAGGGCAGCGGGATGGTGCTCCCGTGCCAGGTGGCGCGCTACGCCGACCCGGCCGGCACCGCCGCGCTGGTCCGGACCTTCCGCGCCACCGCGGACCGGCAGCCCGCCGCCACCGCCGTGCAGCTCACGGAGGCCTCGGCCCGCCCGCGGGCGGCCCAGCGCACCTTCCGCGCCACCACCGCCTGGTTCGCCGGCTGCACCGACCAGCGTGTTCAGCTGCTCGCCACCCGCACCCCCACCGGGGTCGGCGACGACGCCGTCCAGCTGGTGCTGCGCTCCTTCGCGGCCCCGGTCACCACCTACGTCGTGGGGGTCGCCCGCACCGGCCTCTTCACGACGACCACCGTCGTGGAGACCCCGGGCGACGATGTGCCCGACCGCGACGCCGCGGCCGCCGTGCTCGCCGCCGGCGTCGGCGGCCTGTGCGCCCTGCCCGGCGCGGGCGCCTGCGCGCCGTCACGGCCCACCCTCGCCGACCGTGAGCCGGTCCCGGCCGGGCGGCAGCCGGCCCTGGTGTCGGAGATCGACCTGCCGCCGGTCTCGGGCGTCGACGACCCGTGGGTCGGCACCGAGCCGCGGCGCGCGACCACGAACGCCGCGGCGACGGGGTGCGACACCACCTCGTTCGCCGGCCGCTTCGGCGGGGCGCGGTTCACCCGCAACGCCACCCGCACCTTCCTGGTGCCGGGGGCCGACCTCCCCCGGGAGTTCGGGCTCACCGAGACCGTCGGGGCGCTGCCCGCCGCCGGCGCCGCCGGCCTGGTCGAGCAGGTCCGCGACCGCCTGGCCAGCTGTCCCGAGCGCGAGCTGAACACCGACGTGGAGCGGCTCGTCGACCGCACCGACGGCGCCGACGCGCTCACCGCCTGGCGCCTCGAGGTCAGGGTCACCGACGAGCGCACCGTCACCTACCTGATGGCCGTCATCCGCACCGGCACCTCGGTGGCCCAGCTCACCTTCGTGCCGACCCGCGACGCCTCGATCGGGACCGACGTCTTCGTCGACCTCGCCGAGCGGGCCCAGGCCCGGCTGCGGCAGCTGCCCGCACCCGACCGGGGCTGA
- a CDS encoding M23 family metallopeptidase, with protein MGRRVARPEPVEPTTPLEQVAHVEPLAAPVPTPPSTPAAGTGTHTGTHYFGDLDLTAEIPLVREATPGKRKAVKHAGARGSLFRGLPSPPLLLGVATLAVAVGGVLTSGAADTDQQLARTVVVNDVRPATALSGSGGTGTVDGLRADVSRSSDRGALDQANGDEDLLAAAEAQAEQRNAALGELAAQAEKQAAKIKENRWFLPLNPSITTATFGQTGLWASYHTGLDFNGETGDSIHAIANGTVTFVGYDGSYGNKTVVTLEDGTEIWYCHQTDQYVSVGDVVNGNDVIGTVGTTGNVTGSHLHVEVRPGGGDPVDPYAAFVQHGVTP; from the coding sequence GTGGGCCGCCGTGTTGCTCGTCCCGAGCCCGTCGAGCCGACCACGCCGCTCGAGCAGGTCGCCCACGTCGAGCCCCTCGCGGCTCCGGTGCCGACCCCGCCCTCGACGCCGGCCGCCGGCACGGGCACGCACACCGGCACCCACTACTTCGGTGACCTCGACCTCACCGCCGAGATCCCGCTGGTGCGGGAGGCCACGCCGGGCAAGCGCAAGGCGGTCAAGCACGCCGGCGCGCGCGGCTCGCTGTTCCGCGGCCTGCCGTCCCCGCCCCTGCTGCTCGGCGTCGCGACCCTGGCCGTCGCCGTCGGCGGTGTGCTCACCTCCGGTGCCGCCGACACCGACCAGCAGCTCGCGCGCACCGTCGTCGTCAACGACGTCCGCCCGGCCACCGCGCTCAGCGGCTCGGGCGGCACCGGCACCGTCGACGGGCTGCGCGCCGACGTCAGTCGCTCCTCCGACCGCGGCGCCCTCGACCAGGCCAACGGCGACGAGGACCTCCTCGCCGCCGCTGAGGCCCAGGCCGAGCAGCGCAACGCCGCCCTCGGCGAGCTCGCCGCGCAGGCCGAGAAGCAGGCCGCCAAGATCAAGGAGAACCGCTGGTTCCTCCCGCTCAACCCGTCGATCACGACCGCGACGTTCGGTCAGACGGGGCTGTGGGCCAGCTACCACACCGGGCTCGACTTCAACGGCGAGACCGGTGACTCGATCCACGCGATCGCCAACGGCACCGTGACCTTCGTCGGCTACGACGGGTCCTACGGCAACAAGACCGTCGTCACGCTCGAGGACGGCACCGAGATCTGGTACTGCCACCAGACCGACCAGTACGTCTCCGTCGGCGACGTCGTGAACGGCAACGACGTCATCGGCACCGTCGGCACGACCGGCAACGTCACCGGCTCGCACCTCCACGTCGAGGTCCGCCCCGGCGGCGGCGACCCGGTCGACCCCTACGCCGCGTTCGTCCAGCACGGCGTCACGCCCTGA
- the purN gene encoding phosphoribosylglycinamide formyltransferase translates to MPRRPRRLVVLVSGSGTNLQALLDACADPAYGAEVVAVGADRDGVEGLARAERAGVPTFVLTVAGCADRAAWDAELARLVGEHRPDVVVLAGFMKLVGDAFLAAHGGRTVNTHPALSPAFPGMRGPADALAYGVKVTGCTLFVVDAGVDTGAIVAQTAVPVEDGDTEASLHERIKVAERAMLVDAVGRMAREGFAVEGRTVRFGADVEDR, encoded by the coding sequence GTGCCTCGCCGTCCCCGCCGTCTGGTCGTCCTCGTGTCCGGCAGCGGCACCAACCTCCAGGCCCTGCTCGACGCCTGCGCCGACCCCGCGTACGGCGCCGAGGTGGTCGCGGTCGGTGCCGACCGCGACGGAGTCGAGGGGCTCGCGCGGGCCGAGCGGGCCGGCGTCCCGACGTTCGTGCTGACGGTCGCGGGCTGCGCGGACCGGGCCGCCTGGGACGCCGAGCTGGCGCGCCTGGTCGGCGAGCACCGGCCCGACGTCGTCGTCCTGGCCGGGTTCATGAAGCTGGTCGGCGATGCCTTCCTCGCCGCGCACGGCGGTCGCACGGTCAACACCCACCCGGCCCTGTCGCCGGCGTTCCCCGGCATGCGCGGCCCGGCCGACGCGCTCGCCTACGGCGTCAAGGTGACCGGCTGCACGCTCTTCGTCGTCGACGCCGGGGTCGACACCGGCGCGATCGTCGCCCAGACCGCCGTCCCGGTCGAGGACGGCGACACCGAGGCCTCCCTGCACGAGCGGATCAAGGTCGCCGAGCGGGCCATGCTCGTCGACGCCGTGGGCCGGATGGCGCGCGAGGGGTTCGCCGTCGAGGGCCGGACGGTCCGGTTCGGCGCGGACGTCGAGGACCGATAG
- the sucD gene encoding succinate--CoA ligase subunit alpha, with protein MSIYLNKDSKIIVQGITGGMGAKHTTLMLQSGSNIVGGVNARKAGTTVELDGKELPVYGTVEEAMRETGADVSVAFVPPAFTKDACIEAIDAGIGLLVVITEGVPVQDTAEVWSYLQGKSTRMIGPNCPGIITPGESLAGITPHTIAGTGPIGLVSKSGTLTYQMMYELKDFGFSTAIGIGGDPIVGTTHIDALAAFEADPDTKAIVMIGEIGGDAEERAAAYIKDNVTKPVVGYVAGFTAPEGKTMGHAGAIVSGSSGTAAAKQEALEAVGVKVGKTPSETAALMREILQSL; from the coding sequence GTGTCTATTTACCTGAACAAGGACAGCAAGATCATCGTCCAGGGCATCACCGGTGGCATGGGCGCCAAGCACACCACCCTGATGCTCCAGTCCGGCAGCAACATCGTCGGCGGCGTCAACGCCCGCAAGGCCGGCACCACGGTCGAGCTCGACGGCAAGGAGCTGCCGGTCTACGGCACCGTCGAGGAGGCGATGCGCGAGACCGGCGCCGACGTGTCGGTGGCGTTCGTGCCGCCGGCGTTCACCAAGGACGCCTGCATCGAGGCCATCGACGCCGGCATCGGCCTGCTCGTGGTCATCACCGAGGGCGTGCCGGTCCAGGACACCGCCGAGGTGTGGTCCTACCTGCAGGGCAAGTCGACCCGGATGATCGGGCCGAACTGCCCCGGCATCATCACCCCGGGCGAGTCGCTGGCCGGCATCACGCCGCACACCATCGCCGGCACCGGCCCGATCGGCCTGGTGTCGAAGTCGGGCACCCTGACCTACCAGATGATGTACGAGCTGAAGGACTTCGGCTTCTCGACCGCCATCGGCATCGGCGGCGACCCGATCGTGGGCACCACCCACATCGACGCCCTCGCGGCGTTCGAGGCCGACCCCGACACCAAGGCGATCGTGATGATCGGCGAGATCGGTGGCGACGCCGAGGAGCGGGCCGCGGCCTACATCAAGGACAACGTGACCAAGCCGGTCGTCGGCTACGTCGCGGGCTTCACCGCCCCCGAGGGCAAGACGATGGGCCACGCCGGCGCCATCGTCTCCGGCTCCTCGGGCACCGCGGCCGCCAAGCAGGAGGCCCTCGAGGCCGTCGGGGTCAAGGTCGGCAAGACGCCGTCCGAGACCGCCGCCCTGATGCGCGAGATCCTGCAGAGCCTCTGA
- the pcrA gene encoding DNA helicase PcrA codes for MSAQPFLEGLGVEGTAPAEARTTRRGPTPDELLEGLNEPQREAVKHAGRPLLVVAGAGSGKTRVLTRRIAWLISERKAHPGSILAITFTNKAAAEMKERVEELVGRRARLMWVSTFHSACVRILRKEITVLEQEGRAYKSNFSIYDAQDQKRLMTLVIKDLDLDPRRFQPGPVLHWVSNHKNELRDDEDAAKDAKNSVEEAYAKAYTLYQRRLREANALDFDDLIMLTVHLLQTNPLVRETYRRRFRHVLVDEYQDTNHAQYALIHQLCADTVDDMASLDDGERIEPAELMVVGDADQSIYAFRGANIRNILDFEQDFPDATSILLEQNYRSTQTILTAANSVISRNQGRKEKRLWSEAGDGEHIVGYVADDERDEARFVSDEIDKLTDDGLRPGDVAVFYRTNAQSRVLEEVFIRTGMPYKVVGGVRFYERREVRDALAYLRMLANPDDSVSLRRILNVPKRGIGDRAVACVNALAERERIGFWEALRRADEAPGLATRSLTNIRGFVGLVTELQSMVDAGERPDVVLDSVLDKSGYLAELEASDDPQDATRVENLGELVAVAREFSDDPVAGPSADPADVDADLVTPGLGDFLERVALVADTDQIPDDEAEAQGVVTLMTLHTAKGLEFPTVFLTGLEDGVFPHSRSLGDRPELEEERRLAYVGITRARERLYISRAVVRSAWGSPSHNPASRFLDELPVDLVDWRRTEAAQTQWGRPDWASSSPAASGYGQQTAAGRRNFSAAAARADAAAKAKPARQIPSLDPGDRVLHDSFGMGTVVALEGTGDKTVASIDFGSEGVKRLLLRYAPVEKL; via the coding sequence ATGAGCGCACAACCATTCCTCGAAGGTCTCGGCGTCGAGGGCACCGCCCCCGCCGAGGCTCGGACGACCCGTCGCGGCCCCACGCCCGACGAGCTGCTGGAGGGTCTCAACGAGCCCCAGCGCGAGGCGGTGAAGCACGCCGGGCGCCCCCTGCTGGTCGTCGCCGGCGCCGGGTCGGGCAAGACGCGGGTGCTGACCCGGCGGATCGCCTGGCTGATCTCCGAGCGCAAGGCGCACCCCGGCTCGATCCTGGCGATCACCTTCACCAACAAGGCCGCCGCCGAGATGAAGGAGCGGGTGGAGGAGCTCGTCGGACGGCGCGCGCGGCTGATGTGGGTGAGCACCTTCCACTCGGCGTGCGTGCGGATCCTGCGCAAGGAGATCACCGTGCTCGAGCAGGAGGGCCGGGCCTACAAGTCCAACTTCTCGATCTACGACGCCCAGGACCAGAAGCGCCTGATGACGCTGGTCATCAAGGACCTCGACCTCGACCCGCGGCGCTTCCAGCCCGGCCCGGTGCTGCACTGGGTCAGCAACCACAAGAACGAGCTGCGCGACGACGAGGACGCGGCCAAGGACGCCAAGAACAGCGTCGAGGAGGCCTACGCCAAGGCCTACACGCTCTACCAGCGCCGGCTGCGCGAGGCCAACGCCCTCGACTTCGACGACCTCATCATGCTCACGGTGCACCTGCTGCAGACCAACCCGCTGGTCCGCGAGACCTACCGCCGGCGGTTCCGGCACGTGCTGGTCGACGAGTACCAGGACACCAACCACGCCCAGTACGCGCTGATCCACCAGCTCTGCGCCGACACCGTCGACGACATGGCCTCGCTCGACGACGGCGAGCGGATCGAGCCGGCCGAGCTGATGGTCGTCGGCGACGCCGACCAGTCGATCTACGCCTTCCGCGGCGCCAACATCCGCAACATCCTCGACTTCGAGCAGGACTTCCCCGACGCCACCTCGATCCTGCTCGAGCAGAACTATCGCTCCACCCAGACGATCCTCACCGCCGCCAACTCCGTCATCAGCCGCAACCAGGGCCGCAAGGAGAAGCGGCTGTGGTCCGAGGCCGGCGACGGCGAGCACATCGTCGGCTACGTCGCCGACGACGAGCGCGACGAGGCCCGGTTCGTCAGCGACGAGATCGACAAGCTCACCGACGACGGGCTGCGCCCCGGCGACGTCGCGGTCTTCTACCGCACCAACGCCCAGTCCCGGGTGCTCGAGGAGGTGTTCATCCGCACCGGCATGCCCTACAAGGTCGTCGGCGGGGTGCGCTTCTACGAGCGCCGGGAGGTCCGCGACGCGCTGGCCTACCTGCGGATGCTGGCCAACCCCGACGACTCGGTGTCGCTGCGCCGGATCCTCAACGTGCCCAAGCGCGGGATCGGCGACCGCGCCGTCGCGTGCGTCAACGCCCTGGCCGAGCGGGAGCGGATCGGGTTCTGGGAGGCGCTGCGCCGCGCCGACGAGGCGCCCGGCCTCGCCACCCGCTCGCTGACCAACATCCGCGGCTTCGTCGGGCTGGTGACCGAGCTCCAGTCGATGGTCGACGCGGGGGAGCGGCCCGACGTCGTCCTCGACTCGGTGCTCGACAAGTCCGGCTACCTCGCCGAGCTCGAGGCCTCCGACGACCCGCAGGACGCCACCCGCGTCGAGAACCTCGGCGAGCTCGTGGCCGTGGCGCGCGAGTTCTCCGACGACCCGGTGGCCGGCCCGTCGGCCGACCCCGCCGACGTCGACGCCGACCTGGTGACGCCGGGGCTCGGCGACTTCCTCGAGCGGGTCGCGCTGGTCGCCGACACCGACCAGATCCCCGACGACGAGGCCGAGGCCCAGGGGGTCGTCACGCTGATGACCCTGCACACCGCGAAGGGCCTCGAGTTCCCGACCGTCTTCCTCACCGGGCTCGAGGACGGCGTCTTCCCGCACTCCCGCTCGCTCGGCGACCGCCCCGAGCTCGAGGAGGAGCGCCGGCTCGCCTACGTCGGCATCACCCGCGCCCGCGAGCGGCTCTACATCTCCCGGGCCGTCGTCCGCTCGGCCTGGGGTTCGCCGTCGCACAACCCCGCGAGCCGGTTCCTCGACGAGCTGCCCGTCGACCTCGTCGACTGGCGCCGCACCGAGGCCGCCCAGACGCAGTGGGGCCGCCCCGACTGGGCCTCGTCGTCCCCGGCGGCCAGCGGCTACGGCCAGCAGACCGCCGCCGGCCGGCGCAACTTCTCCGCCGCCGCGGCCCGCGCCGACGCCGCCGCCAAGGCCAAGCCGGCCCGCCAGATCCCCAGCCTCGACCCCGGCGACCGGGTCCTGCACGACTCCTTCGGCATGGGCACCGTCGTCGCCCTCGAGGGCACGGGCGACAAGACCGTCGCCTCGATCGACTTCGGTTCCGAGGGCGTCAAGCGCCTGCTGCTGCGCTACGCCCCGGTCGAGAAGCTGTAG
- a CDS encoding cell division protein PerM, which yields MTSLLPSETRRGRTAEQVRDDLATRRPLALVATAGGLAAATSTLLVCLAMGVAGWFLTDGGSHGAPRDGLRTGALAWLMGHGSGVRIEGTPVTAVPLGLTLLCAWALWRIGQRVGASVSGHGPDADGVLDGRRDLVVPAAGLLLTVGYVATAVVTLTLASTPATAPSLPRVVLWAVLLCLLVGVPAIAVGSGRAAIWAGYLPTTVRASAHVVRRVVVAWTLVSLLAFVVALVVDLSTAANVMGQLGGGGGAVVLVVALGLALLPNAVIFSGSYLLGPGFSVGTGTLVTPGLVVLGPLPAFPVLAALPDDGPTPGWTGWLMLLPPLVACAAAAWSQRAWPTAYYVEGAVRGVAGGVVAGVLFALAASVAGGAVGPGRMADVAPFTFDVLLHALTSFGLGGLVGGAAMTWWQRRSMPVEVSLEEPGQ from the coding sequence ATGACCTCACTGCTGCCCTCCGAGACCCGACGCGGCCGCACCGCCGAGCAGGTGCGCGACGACCTCGCCACCCGCCGTCCGCTCGCGCTGGTCGCGACCGCCGGTGGGCTCGCGGCCGCGACGTCGACCCTGCTGGTGTGCCTGGCCATGGGCGTCGCCGGCTGGTTCCTCACCGACGGCGGGTCGCACGGCGCTCCGCGCGACGGGCTCCGCACGGGTGCGCTGGCCTGGCTGATGGGCCACGGCTCGGGCGTGCGGATCGAGGGGACGCCGGTCACCGCGGTGCCGCTGGGCCTGACCCTGCTCTGCGCCTGGGCGCTGTGGCGGATCGGCCAGCGCGTCGGCGCCTCGGTCTCCGGCCACGGACCCGACGCCGACGGCGTCCTCGACGGCCGGCGCGACCTCGTGGTCCCGGCCGCGGGGCTCCTGCTCACCGTCGGGTACGTCGCCACCGCGGTCGTCACCCTCACCCTCGCCTCCACCCCCGCGACGGCGCCGAGCCTGCCGCGGGTGGTGCTGTGGGCGGTGCTGCTGTGCCTGCTCGTCGGGGTGCCCGCGATCGCCGTCGGCTCCGGCCGGGCCGCCATCTGGGCCGGCTACCTCCCCACGACCGTGCGGGCCAGCGCCCACGTCGTGCGCCGAGTCGTGGTGGCCTGGACGCTGGTCTCGCTGCTGGCCTTCGTGGTCGCCCTCGTGGTCGACCTCAGCACCGCCGCGAACGTGATGGGCCAGCTCGGCGGGGGTGGGGGAGCGGTCGTGCTCGTCGTCGCCCTCGGCCTGGCCCTGCTGCCGAACGCCGTCATCTTCTCGGGCTCCTACCTGCTCGGTCCCGGCTTCAGCGTCGGCACCGGCACCCTGGTCACCCCCGGGCTGGTCGTGCTCGGCCCGCTCCCGGCGTTCCCGGTGCTCGCCGCCCTCCCCGACGACGGCCCCACCCCCGGCTGGACCGGCTGGCTGATGCTCCTGCCGCCCCTCGTCGCCTGTGCCGCCGCCGCGTGGTCGCAGCGGGCCTGGCCGACGGCCTACTACGTCGAGGGCGCCGTCCGCGGGGTCGCCGGCGGCGTCGTCGCGGGGGTGCTGTTCGCGCTGGCCGCCTCGGTGGCCGGCGGTGCCGTCGGGCCGGGCCGGATGGCCGACGTCGCGCCGTTCACCTTCGACGTGCTGCTGCACGCGCTGACGTCGTTCGGCCTCGGCGGTCTCGTCGGCGGTGCCGCGATGACCTGGTGGCAGCGTCGGAGCATGCCGGTGGAGGTCTCGCTCGAGGAGCCCGGCCAGTAG